A section of the Arcobacter roscoffensis genome encodes:
- a CDS encoding TniB family NTP-binding protein, with protein sequence MVKINLKPRAQSLLNETDEERIKYIKKNKWVNYPKAQEIFNILEDLKKYEKDKSRISSILLVGASTNGKTTLLEEFINKYPPYDNYEKDNKKIKEKFLNDYNAIGIPILYVVAPAEPSESRLYSEILHIIDAPFNDGMSISRKQHLVEHYLKILNVEMVIIDEIHNILSGSVARQKQIMNAIKNLSNTLKIPIVLSGIKDALRALSTDEQIISRFRPVFLPRWKENKELINLVSTFISSFPLKKQSSVNASLIKELLEISQGYIGDISELLKEAAIYAIRTKSETITLEEIKKCKFRSLEKADKNSKLFYE encoded by the coding sequence ATGGTAAAGATAAATTTAAAACCAAGAGCTCAATCCCTTCTAAATGAAACAGATGAAGAGAGAATTAAATATATTAAAAAGAATAAATGGGTTAATTATCCTAAAGCACAAGAAATATTTAATATTCTAGAGGATTTAAAAAAGTATGAAAAAGATAAAAGTCGAATTTCGAGTATTCTATTAGTTGGGGCATCTACTAATGGAAAAACAACATTATTAGAAGAATTTATTAATAAATATCCCCCATATGATAACTATGAAAAAGATAATAAGAAAATAAAAGAAAAATTCTTAAATGACTATAATGCAATAGGTATACCTATACTTTATGTAGTTGCTCCTGCAGAACCAAGTGAGAGTAGATTATATAGTGAAATACTACATATAATTGATGCTCCATTTAACGATGGAATGTCAATTTCAAGAAAACAACATTTGGTAGAACATTACTTAAAAATACTTAATGTTGAAATGGTAATAATAGATGAGATACATAATATATTAAGTGGCTCTGTTGCAAGACAAAAACAAATAATGAATGCCATTAAGAATTTAAGTAATACTCTTAAAATTCCAATCGTATTATCAGGCATAAAAGATGCATTAAGAGCTTTAAGTACTGATGAACAGATTATTAGTAGATTTCGACCAGTTTTCTTGCCTAGATGGAAAGAAAATAAAGAGCTAATTAATTTAGTTTCAACATTCATTTCATCTTTTCCATTGAAAAAACAATCTTCTGTAAATGCTAGTTTAATTAAGGAACTTTTAGAAATATCACAAGGATATATTGGGGATATATCAGAATTATTAAAAGAAGCTGCAATATATGCAATAAGAACGAAAAGTGAGACTATTACATTAGAAGAAATTAAAAAATGTAAATTTAGATCTTTAGAGAAAGCAGATAAAAATAGTAAATTATTTTATGAATGA
- a CDS encoding Mu transposase C-terminal domain-containing protein gives MGKIDLKSGSIVNYMGEQWKVLKTVDFKSLKIQNIYTHDVFVVSIDDLQSNVVETHKNRYIDSYSREEWAEALRREDIIKDLVFVSRTKNDVEKIAKEHGYSYVTLYNWIKRYEQTGEVSSLVSGTAKRGKKGNRLDAKVDEIINDILENVYLNQQRYSFNRVYNKIYLACRHENLKAPHRNTIRYRISQIEPKKVVKRRDGYKKAQEQFKNYDGKFPAGKFPFDFVQIDHTPLDIRLVDRIYRKPLGRPTLTMAIDVYSRMVVGVYVSFLGPAFYNVSQCMFNIFTKKDNLLKKYGVEGEWEIFGIPRIIGVDNGPDLVCEDMQRVCDEYSISLQKRPVGRPQFGPHIERAFKTHNGDIHNLPGTTFSDIAEKGDYDSDKHASYTIEEFTTWLLHYIVNIYHKKYHSEICMTPEQKYLKGIIGNDENPGVGLPPVLDNIEDVKISLLPTVMRTVQKDGITIDGVTYYSDVLRHWIGIKNDENRRVSHKIKRDPMNIQRIYFYDSELKEYFEVPYRKISAPAMTLWDLYAVKKYLKEQKIRNYNEDDIFDAYEKLYEIEDNIESTHKAHLKKYKNKSKKIKEMVSKNNEKLNDKYSEIDTENTDELYKDIQIYDITEN, from the coding sequence ATGGGAAAAATAGATTTAAAATCAGGCTCAATTGTTAATTACATGGGTGAACAGTGGAAAGTATTAAAAACTGTAGACTTTAAAAGCTTAAAAATTCAAAATATATACACCCATGATGTTTTTGTAGTTTCTATAGATGATTTACAATCTAATGTTGTAGAGACTCATAAGAACAGATATATTGATAGTTATTCTCGTGAAGAGTGGGCAGAGGCATTAAGACGGGAAGATATTATAAAAGATTTGGTTTTTGTAAGTAGAACAAAAAATGATGTTGAAAAAATTGCAAAAGAGCATGGATATAGTTATGTTACTTTATATAATTGGATTAAACGTTATGAGCAAACTGGAGAAGTTAGTTCTTTAGTTTCAGGAACTGCAAAAAGAGGGAAAAAAGGAAATAGATTAGATGCAAAAGTTGATGAAATTATTAATGATATTTTAGAAAATGTCTATTTAAATCAACAAAGATATAGTTTTAATAGAGTTTATAATAAAATTTATCTTGCCTGCAGACATGAAAATCTTAAAGCACCACATAGAAATACAATTAGATATAGAATATCTCAGATTGAGCCTAAAAAAGTTGTAAAACGAAGAGATGGATATAAGAAAGCACAAGAGCAATTTAAAAATTATGATGGTAAATTCCCTGCAGGTAAATTCCCTTTTGATTTTGTTCAAATTGATCATACACCACTTGATATAAGATTAGTTGATCGTATATATCGTAAACCTTTGGGTCGTCCTACTTTAACAATGGCAATAGATGTTTATTCTCGAATGGTAGTTGGTGTATATGTGTCTTTCTTAGGTCCAGCTTTTTATAATGTATCTCAATGTATGTTTAATATTTTTACAAAAAAAGATAATTTATTAAAAAAATATGGTGTTGAAGGAGAGTGGGAAATATTTGGAATACCACGTATAATTGGCGTTGATAATGGTCCTGATTTAGTTTGTGAAGATATGCAAAGAGTATGTGATGAGTATAGTATCTCTCTTCAAAAAAGACCAGTTGGCAGACCACAATTTGGCCCACATATTGAAAGAGCGTTTAAAACTCATAATGGAGATATTCATAATCTTCCCGGAACTACATTTTCTGACATTGCTGAAAAAGGAGATTATGACTCTGATAAACATGCATCATATACAATTGAAGAATTTACTACTTGGTTATTACACTATATTGTAAATATTTACCATAAAAAGTATCACAGTGAAATATGTATGACTCCTGAACAAAAATATTTAAAAGGAATTATAGGTAATGATGAAAATCCAGGTGTAGGTTTACCTCCTGTTTTAGATAATATCGAAGATGTTAAGATATCTTTATTACCCACTGTAATGAGAACAGTTCAAAAGGATGGTATTACAATTGATGGAGTTACATATTATTCTGATGTTTTAAGACACTGGATAGGAATTAAAAATGATGAAAATAGAAGAGTAAGTCATAAAATAAAAAGAGATCCTATGAATATTCAGAGAATATATTTTTATGATTCAGAATTAAAAGAATATTTTGAAGTACCTTACCGAAAAATATCAGCACCTGCAATGACTTTGTGGGATCTTTATGCAGTAAAAAAATATTTAAAAGAGCAAAAAATTAGAAATTATAATGAAGATGATATTTTTGATGCTTACGAAAAATTATATGAAATTGAAGATAATATAGAATCAACGCATAAAGCACATCTAAAAAAATACAAAAACAAATCAAAAAAAATAAAAGAGATGGTTTCTAAAAATAATGAAAAACTCAATGATAAATATAGTGAAATAGATACTGAAAACACTGATGAACTTTATAAAGATATTCAGATTTATGATATTACGGAAAATTAA
- a CDS encoding Tn7 transposase TnsA N-terminal domain-containing protein translates to MYNTYMGVRKIKKSYISSTGHFKSFKNNKQIAYESILERDFYMTLEFDDEVLSYEEQPLRINYEYKDGISYRYTPDCLVTYYDNTQKYFEVKYANNIRDDIELKEKLDFLITYFSEQIDIELEIATDEDIDSIYLDNLNFLYNFAYLQEDEEKYSQIENTLKNLNNDITVEQLLPQLSNNKMEQLQYLPYIWNYLFINTYLLDLDEKITNKVVIKTGSDIWEK, encoded by the coding sequence ATGTATAATACTTATATGGGTGTTAGAAAAATTAAAAAAAGCTATATTTCATCAACTGGACATTTTAAGAGCTTTAAGAACAATAAACAAATTGCATATGAATCAATCCTAGAAAGAGATTTTTATATGACACTAGAATTTGATGATGAAGTTCTAAGCTATGAGGAACAACCTCTAAGAATTAATTATGAATATAAAGATGGAATTAGTTATAGATATACACCGGATTGTTTGGTGACATATTATGATAATACACAAAAATATTTTGAAGTTAAATATGCAAATAATATAAGAGATGATATTGAGCTAAAAGAAAAACTTGATTTTTTAATTACATATTTTTCTGAACAAATAGATATAGAACTTGAAATAGCAACAGATGAAGATATAGATAGTATCTATTTAGACAATTTAAACTTTTTATATAACTTTGCATACCTTCAAGAAGATGAAGAAAAATATTCACAAATAGAAAACACCCTTAAAAATTTAAATAATGATATTACTGTAGAACAATTATTACCTCAATTGAGTAACAATAAAATGGAACAGTTACAATATCTACCTTATATATGGAATTATCTTTTTATTAATACTTATCTTCTAGATCTTGATGAAAAAATAACAAACAAAGTGGTAATTAAAACAGGAAGTGATATATGGGAAAAATAG